One part of the Paramormyrops kingsleyae isolate MSU_618 chromosome 2, PKINGS_0.4, whole genome shotgun sequence genome encodes these proteins:
- the ak5l gene encoding adenylate kinase 5, like translates to MNTTDAKEYLSKREIPQLFESMLTGLMYHRPEDPVLFLEGCLQKVRELGGPERVSWDTFITPERRPLPPLSVGQGRKVASRSESGPGPGIGPYRRYERLPPIQAQYSIESDSDMTETSGLIQEYDVFGPSKPRPQIIFVIGGPGSGKGTQTSKMARHYNYESISVGEILRNQLLHHAPSDRKWELIAQIIANGELAPQDTTIEELKHQFIKRQGAEGFIVDGFPREISQAFTFEEQIGSPDLVVLLACSNQQLRQRLEKRAALQGRPDDNAHAIERRLETFKQNITLIAKYYQERGLIVRIDAERDEDEIFADIRAVVLERLFPNGDTGITDRDALQPDDGEVERPEAPGEGQGLLFTEQIAVTDKLKDHKIFFVVGGPGSGKGTQCERVAAKYGYTHLSTGDLLRSEVDSGSERGKQLSAIMQKAELVPLDMVVDMLKDAMIAKADVSKGFLIDGYPREVKQGQEFEKKIGAPDLVLYIDAKEDTMVQRLLKRGETSGRADDNEATMKKRLEMYYKATEPVITFYEGRGIVWKINAEAPVDEIFTSVVTAIESLK, encoded by the exons ATGAATACTACGGATGCCAAAGAATACCTTTCCAAACGTGAGATCCCGCAGCTGTTCGAG AGCATGCTGACTGGACTGATGTACCACCGGCCGGAGGACCCTGTGCTCTTCCTGGAAGGCTGCCTGCAGAAAGTGCGGGAACTCGGGGGGCCAGAGCGTGTGTCCTGGGACACGTTCATTACCCCTGAGCGGCGACCTTTGCCCCCTCTCAGTGTAGGCCAGGGCAGAAAGGTTGCTTCAAGGTCGG AATCTGGCCCAGGCCCCGGGATAGGTCCATACCGCAGATATGAACGGCTACCCCCTATCCAGGCACAGTATTCAATTGAAAGTGATTCCGACATGACTGAGACTTCTGGCTTGATTCAGGAATATGACGTCTTTGGTCCTTCCAAACCCCGGCCACAGATCATTTTTGTTATAG GTGGGCCGGGTAGTGGGAAGGGCACCCAGACCTCCAAAATGGCACGCCACTATAATTATGAGAGCATCTCGGTGGGAGAAATCTTACGGAACCAACTGCTGCACCATGCTCCCAGTGATAGGAAATGGGAGTTAATTGCTCAGATCATTGCAAATGGGGAACTAGCACCACAG GACACAACCATTGAGGAGCTCAAGCACCAGTTCATCAAGAGGCAGGGTGCCGAGGGCTTCATCGTGGATGGCTTCCCCCGTGAGATATCTCAGGCCTTTACCTTCGAGGAACAG ATTGGCTCCCCGGACTTGGTGGTATTACTAGCCTGCTCCAATCAACAGCTCCGCCAGCGTCTGGAGAAGAGAGCAGCCCTGCAGGGACGCCCTGATGACAATGCCCACGCCATCGAGAGGCGGCTGGAAACTTTCAAGCAGAATATCACTTTGATCGCCAAGTACTATCAGGAGAGAGGACTGATCGTGAGG ATTGATGCTGAGCGAGATGAGGATGAGATATTCGCTGATATCAGAGCTGTAGTGTTGGAGAGGCTCTTTCCCAATGGAGATACTG GTATAACTGACAGAGATGCTCTTCAACCAGATGATGGGGAGGTGGAAAGACCAGAAGCCCCGGGAGAG GGCCAAGGATTGCTCTTCACAGAGCAGATTGCCGTGACAG ATAAACTTAAGGATCACAAGATATTCTTTGTTGTGG GAGGACCCGGCTCCGGAAAGGGCACGCAGTGTGAGAGGGTCGCAGCAAAGTATGGATACACTCACCTGTCCACGGGGGACCTACTCCGTTCCGAGGTCGACTCGGGGTCGGAAAGGGGCAAGCAGCTGTCGGCGATCATGCAGAAGGCAGAGCTGGTTCCCTTG GACATGGTTGTGGACATGCTGAAGGATGCAATGATTGCTAAGGCTGATGTCTCCAAAGGATTCCTCATTGATGGTTACCCACGAGAAGTCAAGCAAGGCCAGGAGTTTGAGAAGAAG ATTGGGGCCCCAGATTTGGTACTGTACATTGATGCCAAGGAAGACACTATGGTGCAGAGGCTGTTGAAACGTGGTGAGACCAGTGGCCGGGCGGACGACAACGAAGCCACCATGAAGAAGCGACTGGAGATGTACTACAAGGCCACAGAGCCCGTCATCACTTTCTATGAGGGCCGTGGAATTGTGTGGAAG ATTAATGCGGAAGCCCCGGTGGATGAAATATTTACCTCCGTTGTTACTGCTATTGAGTCGCTGAAATAG